CTCCATAACCTACACACCTTCTCTCAAAGGGCCGATCAAAGACCCGACAAAAGCACCCACCTTTGAAACCAGACCGGCATCGCCCTGGTACTCGCCAATACGACGCACAATCGCACTACCAACCACAACCGCATCGGCATACCGCGCAATTTCCGACACATGCTCGGGCGTTGAAATACCAAATCCAACGGCAATGGGCATATCTGTGTACTGGCATATCGCAGACACCTTGTTTTGAATTTCATCGGCCAGAGAATCGCGCTCTCCCGTCACCCCGGTACGCGACACATAATAGACAAAACCCCTCGTATGCGATGCAATCAGCCTCATCCGATCATCGCGTGTAGTCGGTGTCACGAGAAAAATCGTATCCAGCCCATGCACATCCATCTGTGCCTTGTAATCGCTGCCCTCTTCCGGAGGCAGATCCAGCATCAGAACACCATCCACCCCCACATCTGCGGCGCGTTTTACAAAGCGCTCCACACCGTAGCGATGAATCGGATTATAATACGTAAACAGCACAATGGGTATTTCGGTCTCAGTCCGCACATCTGCAACCATAGACAACACGCCCTCGAGCGTTGCACCAGCGGCCAAAGCGCGTTGCGACGCCTCCTGAATCACGGGACCATCGGCCAGAGGATCTGAAAAGGGAACACCCAGTTCCAGGACATCCACACCTCGCCGATCCAGTTCCAACACCACCTGATGCGTGGTATTTAAGTCCGGATCGCCCGCAGTAATATACGCGACAAATCCCGTCCTCCCCACTTTTCTCAAATCTTCAAACCGCTGTCCAATCCGCATCATCTCACTCCTTCGATAAACCGCGCCGCTTGCTGCACATCTTTGTCCCCGCGTCCCGATAAATTGACCACCACAATCTGATCTCGACTCATCTCGGGTGCCAACTTGCAAACATGGGCAATAGCGTGTGAACTCTCCAGTGC
This window of the Gemmatimonadota bacterium genome carries:
- the trpA gene encoding tryptophan synthase subunit alpha, which translates into the protein MMRIGQRFEDLRKVGRTGFVAYITAGDPDLNTTHQVVLELDRRGVDVLELGVPFSDPLADGPVIQEASQRALAAGATLEGVLSMVADVRTETEIPIVLFTYYNPIHRYGVERFVKRAADVGVDGVLMLDLPPEEGSDYKAQMDVHGLDTIFLVTPTTRDDRMRLIASHTRGFVYYVSRTGVTGERDSLADEIQNKVSAICQYTDMPIAVGFGISTPEHVSEIARYADAVVVGSAIVRRIGEYQGDAGLVSKVGAFVGSLIGPLREGV